The Paenibacillus pabuli DNA segment ATATCCGGTCTGATCAAGCTAACGGTATAAAATGTGATCTGAATACCTTCCGGCTTTTGAAATTCCAGCATTAATAGATATGTAAACCGAAGACCCATGGTTATAAACACAGTCCAATATACCCAGCGCAGCCGATGAATCCACATATTCCAGCTTTTAACAGATAATCCGGCTGCAGCACCCAGCACAAAATAAAAAAAGAAATACAGGAAATTGCGATCGGCATAGGTTGTAAATACATCGGTCAGTACTGGAATATGGAGTCGCTCCATGACTCGTGCAATATTCCCCAATTGATCGGCTAACACGAGGTATATGGCTCCCGCAATCAGGACAGCAATCAGGCGTCCCCGTGAATCGTAACGGTTATATACATATCGTATGGCCTTTAGAAACAAGGGAAACAGCAAATAAAATTGAATCAGCATGATAATGTACCAAAAATGAGATGTGGTCTTGCCGGTAAGCAGCTTCAAACCAAGCTCAGGGACATCCAGCCAACCAATGCCGGCCCACCCTTGTGGTGTCAAGGTGAAGTACACCAACGACCACACGACATATGGTGCGATCACATCCGTTAATCGTTTCTGCATGAAACGGCCGTATTTCAGCTGCTCTCCTGTGTTATAAAACAAAACCATGCCCGTGATGAAAATAAATAAAGGGACGGCAAATTTGGAAGCCATCAGCAGGATTGCAAGCAGAACCCCGTCTTCCAGTCCGGCTTCCGGAACCAGAGAAAAATGGGCAATGGAATGCTGGAGTACAACAGCTGCAAAGGCAATCCCCCTTAAACTTTCAATTTCAGCAATTCTTTCTTTTCGTGGCATAACGTCCAGCCGCCTTTCTTGGTTTTACAGTAAAAAATAAGTACAATGATAATCGTATAAAAGATGAACGGAGGGATTCCTATCGCTGATTCCGAACTAGATACCCCCACGATTGACTCTCAATACGTACAACAGCATATGGCCAATGAACGGACGTTTCTGGCCTGGGTTCGTACAGGAATAGCCATGGTCGGCGTCGGATTCCTGGCTGCCGGATTGGGGTTTAATACTTCCTCTTATGACCAGATTGCACACATTGCAGCCATTATAACCGGAGTAACCTCCCTGGTCAGCGGCATTGCCATTATTCTGTGTTCTGCTGCTTCGTATCACCGCAAACGCAAACAAATTAATCAGCAAACCTTTCAAGCCTCAACCCGATTGATTCGCTTCCTGACACTTACTCTGTTGGTCATTGGCCTGGCGCTTGCTAT contains these protein-coding regions:
- a CDS encoding YidH family protein — its product is MNGGIPIADSELDTPTIDSQYVQQHMANERTFLAWVRTGIAMVGVGFLAAGLGFNTSSYDQIAHIAAIITGVTSLVSGIAIILCSAASYHRKRKQINQQTFQASTRLIRFLTLTLLVIGLALAILLYVLLFPAP
- a CDS encoding acyltransferase: MPRKERIAEIESLRGIAFAAVVLQHSIAHFSLVPEAGLEDGVLLAILLMASKFAVPLFIFITGMVLFYNTGEQLKYGRFMQKRLTDVIAPYVVWSLVYFTLTPQGWAGIGWLDVPELGLKLLTGKTTSHFWYIIMLIQFYLLFPLFLKAIRYVYNRYDSRGRLIAVLIAGAIYLVLADQLGNIARVMERLHIPVLTDVFTTYADRNFLYFFFYFVLGAAAGLSVKSWNMWIHRLRWVYWTVFITMGLRFTYLLMLEFQKPEGIQITFYTVSLIRPDMALFLIASIMVMYQLAGKLHNHLAVGWLGWIGSVSYGGYLMHMLMLRYSYIPDEYIYVAWGLNPTVRMILTWILALALSCVLSWCISRVRWGKWIVGTVPKANFRK